In Gadus chalcogrammus isolate NIFS_2021 chromosome 13, NIFS_Gcha_1.0, whole genome shotgun sequence, the genomic stretch TTGACATTGGTTAGAGCGTTGTATCCATCAGAAAACGATGCTAATCACAAATCACAAGACACCAGTGTGAGCAAACCATGAGCAGAGCAACTTACCTCCTCACTAAAGTTGTCCTGGGTCCCTCAACATCCATCAACGACATGCAGCCTGTGGAACACCTCCTTAATGTACAAGAACAAGCTAGTCACCGCTCCGGTGAATCACACGCACGGATCAATGGCCTTTTGATCCTCTGCTCTGTAAGTTTTCAAACGGGCGTCTGACAGAACAGTTTCCTGTCACAAAGAAGTGGAACAAATGCAAATGAGGAAAGACGCACTGTGACAGAGTGAtaaggcagagcgagagagcgcgcgagggagagcgcgcgagagagagaggagggtgggggggttgtggagATAAAGAAAAGGAATGGATGAGGCTGAGCTGGGGGAGCCGAATGAGCAACAGTCCAACAAAGACCTGCTCCACAACCACCCCAACACCAACACTAACAACATGAATGCCATGAACACGTCAACACATTGTTAACCCAAATGGATGTCAACACAGATGACATGTTTGCATAGGCACACACTGCACCTCTCAGTATTGCAGAACTGAAATTGTGAAAATACCTCCTGGATAGAGGAAGTTCCCTCGTCCCCACAGGAGGGGCAAGCCTTACCTTTCTGCCCCAACATGATGGCTCCCCTGGCTGGCTGGCTTTGACAGCAAGCAGTGGTGATCAAAATGAAGATGCATGcgctctctccaccaccaccaccaccaccaccaccaccaccatcaccacccacacacacttcctcccaCACACGGATCCACACAGCACGCCCACCCCGGGCACGGGAAGCCACCGTGTGGGGCACTATGTAGACTGAAGCACCACTCTTTGCATTACCATGCATTACCTCTGGATTCACCCTGGACCGTCTGCGTGGAGCGACTGTAGATTAACGTCTTGACGGTGTTGGTGCTGAGCTCCCCGTTCAACACAGCCTCAACTGCGAAACATAACTCTCTCTGCAGTGAGAGAGAAATATGGTTCTGTAGACTGGAGAGTAATTACACTGAAAAGACTCAAAAATGTCCTTGATATTACTCACTGACATTTAGAAAAGCAGCATTAGCGCATCCTGTGTCTGCGAGTTCAGAGCAGATGTCAGGCGCTGGACGTCCCTGGCAGAGCAGAAACTGGTATTTTATCGAAAGGCTGTTTGTCCAAGCTTTTTCCAAATAAAGAGAACATTTATTGATCGCCTTCAGCCACAGTCATCAGTTTTATACAAAGCAACGGCGAGAAGACTTCCATTACCTCATTTTGAAAGCAACAGGTTGTTAATGCATAATGGTAGCATGGGAAATTACTAATAATCCAAGCCATagttaacatatatatatatatatatatatatatatatatatataaatgtatataaacaCACCGGTATATATACACAGCCAACAAGATCCACCCTATCACCATATGTCTATCATATACACACCCGACCAGATCaataaccccacccccccacgtCCCCACCTAACCCCACCTACCCCCACGACCCCACCTACCCCCACCTACCCCCACGTCCCCACCTACCCCACgtccccaccctaaccccacctaaCCCCACTACCCCCACCGACCCCCACCTACCCCCCACGTCCCCACCCTACCCCCACGTCCCCACCTACCCCCACCTACCCCCACGTCCCCACCTACCCCCACctacccccccctacccccaccccccccagtccccaccccccccccacgtccccACCTACCCCCACCTACCCCACGACCCCACCTACCCCCACGTCCCCAACTACCCCCACGACCCCACCATACCCCCCACgtcccccctacccccacctaCCCCACGGTCCCCACCTACCCCCACCTACCCCCCACGTCCCCACCTACCCCCacgtcccccacccccccacgtccccacctacccccaccttcccccacgttccccccctaccccccacctccccccacgtccccacctacccccacctacccccacctccccacctacccccacctccccacctacccccacctccccacctgCCCCCACGTCCCCAcctacccccacctccccacctacccccacctcccacctACCCCCACGTCCCCACCTACCCCCACCTACCCCCACGTCCCCACCTACCCCCCACCTACCCCCACGTCCCCACCTACCCCCACGTCCCCAcctaccccaccctccccccacgtccccacctacccccacctacccccacctccccacctaccccccacctccccacctacccccacctccccccacctgcccccacgtccccacctacccccacctccccacctacccccacctccccacctacccccacctacccccacgtccccacctacccccacctacccccacgtccccacctacccccacgtccccacctacccccacgtccccacctacccccacctccccacctacCCCCACGTCCCCACCTACCCCCACCTACCCCCACGACCCCACCTACCCCCACCTACCCCCACGTCCCCACCTACCCCCACTCCTTGCAGGTAATAGCCTCATGCAGAGGACGGCCTCGTGCAGCCTGACCGGCCTTCATCTGACGGAGGAGGCGGTTGGAGCCTTCTCTTCCTCGGCCCTGGGGCCTGGCGATGGGAGCTTCCTTCAGGTGAGGCTGGCCtcactccaccctcctccttgcctGAAAACAGGACTTTAAACCAGCCAATGGCGCAGGGGGCTGGGTGGGGTTTTGGGTCAGGTTAGGATACAGGTTTGCGCACCACGATGTAAGTTCCCTATTGGGTTCATCTGCTGTCACACACTGGTAATCATAACGGGATATAAACGTTAAAAGATGCAGTaggtttttttcctcttttattttttacagttgcACTGTATCCGCCATGTGTGGTAACCACATGATACttggcacacaaacaaatgatttCTGTATCGCTTTTGCTGGTACAGAAACCGGTTTCCAAGGCAACTGACTGGCTGGTACGCCGATAGCATGTATTCCGTTGACATGGTAACAGGACACCTCCAACAGGCCAGTGTGtgaggccagtgtgtgtgtgtgtgtgtgtgtgtgtgtatgtgtgtgtgtgtgtgtgtgtgtgtgtgtgtgtgtgtgtgtgtgtgtgtgtgtgtgtgtgtgtgtgtagtgtgcgtgcgtgcgtgcgtgcgtgcgtgcgtgcgtgcgtgcgtgcgtgcgtgcgtgcgtgcgtgcgtgcgtgcgtgcgtgcgtgcgtgcgtgcgtgttgcgATGCACTGCGTGTGTATCAGCCTCCCCTGGCCCCTGTCAGACGGATTAGACTctggggccaggtgaggctcaCCTGTGGTGCTCTGAGTAATCAATGTGCAACAGAGTAAGCCCGGcatcaccacaaacacacagagcaccaggTCACGCATCATTGCCGATCCACCGCCACAATAAACCGGGTTTCGAACCCGATCCCCCTGTGTCCAGACTTAACTGGTCTGGAGGAGACCAGTAAAGTCACCCAGGACGCATTCAGCATGGGCAGTGCTGCGTGTAACCAGGGCCCCCCGCTGCATGGAGCAGCACTGCCCATGCCGACGTGCTACAGGTATCGGCAATGTATTTTACACcatcattttctttctttattcaaCACAGatgagaaataaaataaaaaacattaatttaaataataaatcataaaAATGTACCACTCCAAGCTATGGGTAATCATTTTCTTTTATATGCATGGTAATATCGCGCTACTTTTTCCCCTTACATTCTagggaaacacaaaaacactgagAAGGAAAGGTCGGGTCACCCTGTGCGGTGGTTGCTAGGCGACCGGGCCTGGCTCCGTTCAGGGACATAAACAACTCGACTCGCGAGcgttagagggggggggacagggtcaGGCACTACCAGTACAAACACCACACCAGGGTCCCCAGGGATACGGTGTTAGttaaggtgggggtgggggtggggggggtgcacCATTTATGCTTGCTTACACAACAGTGAGTTCTGACCAAGTCgtttgattggacaagaggccTTCCATGAGTGCTGCTATAGAGCATAACGGCTGGGACCTTTAACTATACCTGCAGGGCTCCACTTTACCGGTGGTAATAACCGTTCATGTAGTCAGGGCGGTGGTTATCTTCAGCTTGATTAGGTCAGCGCTGAGAAAATTATTATTCGAGTTAAGTTTCTGTTCTATTTATAAAGCAGTTGAGGTTTGTGGAGCAGTGACACATGGGTTTcaattctattttattttgtgcCTATTATTTGAATGAGCATAATAGTCATAGTGATAGTAGCCTATTAGTATTTTAATAGCATTGTTTGATTGTATctatacattattttttttgtcgtGATCATTTTAGATaatagataataatatatatatatatatatatatatatatatatatatatatatatatatatatatatatatatatatatatatatatatatatatatatgagctATTATTGAGGGACAATGCACTTGCACTAAGGCGGTTGGGCTGCCGTTACCAAGAAACCGCCAGCAGGAAGTGACAACTGACGACTGACTTTTCACAcggtgcgagcgtgtgtgtgcgtgtgtgtgcgtgtgtgtgtgtacgaacgCTCGGACGGCTGTATGAAACATTATTTATGACGTTAAATTGCCATTTTCGTCAATTATTAgtacatcattattattacttcaTAAATAATATTGCATATTTTATATCATAATGCATTAGTAAAAGATGTGCTGTACTTCAGTGTCCCCTGCTGGATAATGGGAATGATTACTTCTAACAGCCTTTAAGGCGGTAGAAGTAATTTTATCATGTCACGTTATATAATAAAATCTATTCAATGCGTATAGAAcattaattcaattaaattgaACACCTTGAAAGTAAAATGTTGCCGAGTAGGATCAATAATTGCTTTAGGATGCAATCCTCAAGCATATGCAAATATGAAAAATGCGTACAATTaacgaaacacacaaacataggaaTTTGAATTACTTATTAAATGAGTCATTCATTGAATAGTAAGGGTTGTTTATTCCCAATCGCTTTTCCAGTTCATTCTTTGTTTTTCCCTCCGCTGCCACCGTCGTTGTAcctcaccgtacacacacagcgCACGCGTGGGTTCCAGCGCCACTGTAGCTGGGAGACTGATATTTGTAAGTTGTAAGTTGTGAAAGTACACAAACGTATGCATTCAGACTCGTGGGCGTGATCTAGGTACAAACACGTTCTGTAAACGCACTAAGGGTTTAGGAATAAAAGGGTTTTGTTCCGCTTGGTCGGAGTCTTCATTGTAAAGAGAAGCTATCGGTGCTAACGGCTAGCCGCTGGTAAACAAGCTTCATTCATTTAATGTCCGATGTTGATTATGTTGATTGTGTTTATGCTGCGTTTGAAAGGCGCTAACGTTGGTGTCGTGAGATATACTTTATGAATGAGACCAGCAAAGCAAACTCAATGCAACTCTAAATATCTTAATATTAACCCAGGACTTGTCTTTTGTTCCAGACAAGTTGTGCTTTTGTAAGGTGCCCTGCCGCGGTTCAGTCGCCGCCCACCATGTATCGCCCCAAGCCCACCCTGAAGGACCGGCAGCACCTCTACAAGCTCATCATCAGCCAGCTGCTCTACGACGGCTACACCAGCATCGCCAACACCCTCATCAACGAGGTCAAGCCCCCCAACGTGGTGTCTCCTtcagaacagctgatgcagcttGCCAAGATCGGTAAGGAATCACCTTAGGCTTTATATCTATTTCTTAATGAATGTGTTTAAATTCAGAACGTTTCTAATTGCTGTGGAACTCCTCAAGGCATGGAGAGTGACGACAGTGCGGTCCAGTACGCCATCGGGCGGTCGGACACGGTCGCCCCCGGAGTGGGCATCGACCTGGAGTTTGACGCCGACGTGCAGTCGATGTCTCCGGAGGCGTCGGAGTACGAGACGTGCTACGTGACGTCGCACAAGGGCCCGTGCCGCGTCGCCACCTACAGCCGCGACGGGCAGCTCATCGCCACAGGCTCCGCCGACGCCTCCATCAAGATCCTGGACACGGAGCGCATGTTGGCCAAGAGCGCCATGCCCATCGAGGTACGGGCCTGTCTGAGGCGGTCGTCAGAGATGTCTCCTTGTTAAGCAATTTGTTGTTCCGTTTTACACAAACCCGAGCTCGTGGTTGAGATGATGGCGTTGTGGTTTAGATGATGGCGTTGTGGTTGACCTTCTCATTGGTTCTCCACCGTTCAGGTGATGATGAACGAGACGGCTCAGCAGAACATGGAGAACCACCCGGTGATCCGGACGCTGTACGACCACGTGGACGAGGTCACCTGCCTGGCTTTCCACCCCACCGAGCAGATCCTGGCCTCCGGCTCGCGGGACTACACCCTCAAACTGTTTGACTACTCCAAGCCCTCCGCCAAGAGGGCCTTTAAACACATCCAGGtcagtgggggcggggcctttaAACACATCCAGGtcagtgggggcggggcctttaAACACATCCAGGTcagtggggggcggggcctttgACACATCCAGGTcagtggggggcggggcctttaGACACATCCAGGTCAGTTGGGGGTGGGGCCTTTAAACACATCCTGGtcagtgggggcggggcctttaAACACATCCTGGtcagtgggggcggggcctttaGACACATCCAGGTcagtggggggcggggcctttaAACACATCCAGGtcagtgggggcggggcctttaAACATACTGgtcagagggggcggggcctttaAACATACTGgtcagaggggggcggggccttcaAACATACTGgtcagagggggcggggcctttaAACATACTGGttagaggggggcggggcctttaAACATACTGGTCAGAGAGGGCGGGGCCTTTAAACATACTGGTcagtggggggcggggcctttaGACACATACCGGTCGCCGTGCTCAGAGCCAGATGGATCAGGTGTTTACAACGGCCAGGGAGAAAGGTTTACTAGTAAGCAGAGTCAGTTGCAGGAATCATGCTAAGTGACTTATGCAAAGGAGTCGGTTGATGAGAGGATGGTCAACTATTGGATGATTCTAAATGTTTTCTAGTGGCAGTTAAACACATACAACGCTGAAGGACGAAGTTTGAAAATAATGATTTTTTTCACAATTAATAATTTGCATATCTGATACCTCGAGGGCCACCTGGCAAACTGTCAAACAAAAGCAGATGCCAAGATGTAAAAGTGGCTTTTCGGCATAAAATAACGGTGAGCTGTAACCCAAACCGTCGGTCCTGGCCCTGAGTCGGTGTCCTCTGACCTTCTGCTCAGCGCCCAGCCCGAGGCTGCTTGTTaaccgtggtggtggtgctcgTATCTCAGGTGCAGACATGTACGCCGTGCTTTAACCCCTCCAGGAGGCCGAGATGCTGCGCTCCATCTCCTTCCACCCGTCGGGGGACTTCCTGTTGGTGGGCACCCAGCACCCCACCCTGCGGCTCTACGACGTCAACACCTTCCAGTGCTTCGTGTCCTGCAACCCGCTGGACCAGCACACGGACACCATCAGCGGGGTGGTGTACAACCACAGCGCCAACAACTACGTCAGCTGCAGCAAGGACGGCAGCATCAAGCTGTGGGACGGGGTGTCCAACCGCTGCGTCACCACCTTCGACAAGGCTCACGACGGCGCCGAGGTCTGCTCCGCCTTCTTCTCCAAGAACGCCAAGTACATCCTGTCCAGCGGCAAGGACTCGGTGGTGAAGCTGTGGGAGATCTCCACGGGCCGCACGCTCGTCAAGTACACAGGTGGGTGGCGGCGCCGGGCGCCGTGGTTACTCGTCCTGTTGCGATGTTGCCGATGGTGCGGAGTACTACCCGCTGGTCCTGGTGGTTGTCGTCGTGGTTACTCGTCCTCTGTTGTGATGGTGCCAATGGTACGGAGTACTAGCTGGTCCTGGTGGTTGTCGTCGTCGTGGTTACTCGTCCTCTGTTGTCATGGCGATGGTGCCGATCATACGTACTACTAGTTAGtcctggtggtggttgttgttcgTTACTTAAAGGATTAGTAAACCCGATACGTTTTGTGTCTCTCAAATGTCTGCTCCACGATGGCTGCTCCCGGCTGAAGCACTTCTCCAGAGAGCTGTGTTTCTATTGGCTGCCAGCCCTGCTGAAGGCCTGGGCTGGACGGCTTTGGACTAAGTCCGTTTCCTCTAGAAAGCTTTGCGACCGTAACGGTGGCTCAGGTCTCCTTTGTGTTTGGCGTTGGGGCAGAAGTTCTGCTGCTGAAGCGGGCTTTAGaagctagggctgggcgataaaccGATTTTATCGATTAATTCGAGTGTGTAGCTCACGTCGACTTGTTTAAATGAAAATCGGTTTTCTCTTCAACATCCGCAAACGCTTCCCTCTCAGCTCCCGTAGTTCGGAATGGGCTCAGCCCTCCCCCCGCACAGAGCGCTTTTACCAAAGTGATACACAAACATGGCAGCGAGTGTGACAAGTTGTATACCACAatttattcatatatgtatAATCTTTTTTGAGGTAAATATAGTTAATTTGTAATATATCAGTGTGGTTTAATAATTCGTCGATCTGTTGGTAATTCGTCGATCTGTTGGTAATGCctcggggctccagtagggggtTTGCGCTCCACTTCCTCATTCAATACAGACGAGTGAAGGAAAgagttgcgtgtgtgtttttcctcatTCTTCTCCCTTTTTTAAGGTAATTACCGTTTGCAAAACACTGTATATTTATGACCAGTGTTGAAAGTGTTTGAATgttatgttggcactttatCAGAAGTCCTCTTATCATTAgtaatattttatgtttacagaaatattttattttatattttatattttatatattttacattttatgttatgttacaggttacactgtttacaatggcaGGGCCTGCCATAATGCTTTTTTATGCAAATCGATTTAAATCGGAAATCTGATTTTTGGTGAAGAAATCTTGGATTTTTATTTTAGGCCATATAGCCCAACCCTATTAGAAGCCCTTTGATTTTGCGGTGATCGTATTTTTTATCATTACTCAGATTTAGATTGAT encodes the following:
- the cstf1 gene encoding cleavage stimulation factor subunit 1; protein product: MYRPKPTLKDRQHLYKLIISQLLYDGYTSIANTLINEVKPPNVVSPSEQLMQLAKIGMESDDSAVQYAIGRSDTVAPGVGIDLEFDADVQSMSPEASEYETCYVTSHKGPCRVATYSRDGQLIATGSADASIKILDTERMLAKSAMPIEVMMNETAQQNMENHPVIRTLYDHVDEVTCLAFHPTEQILASGSRDYTLKLFDYSKPSAKRAFKHIQEAEMLRSISFHPSGDFLLVGTQHPTLRLYDVNTFQCFVSCNPLDQHTDTISGVVYNHSANNYVSCSKDGSIKLWDGVSNRCVTTFDKAHDGAEVCSAFFSKNAKYILSSGKDSVVKLWEISTGRTLVKYTGAGLSGRQMHRTQGVFNHTEDYVLLPDERTISLCCWDSRSAERKNLLSLGHNNIVRCIVHSPTNPGFMTCSDDFRARFWYRRTTTD